Genomic DNA from Microbacterium sp. NC79:
AGTCATGCACACTCGCCACGGCCAAGGCATGCAGATTAACGAGGTCATGATTCAGATCTCGGTAGAAACGCGCGGCCACGAGCACCAGCAGGTAACGCTGGAAGCGCTTCGCGAAGACGGCTACGACCCGATTCTGGTCGACGACTAACCCGCGTACAAAGCGAGGAGCCCTGCACAACGAATTGTTGTGCAGGGCTCCTCGCTTTGGCTATTACTGACCCGTGTAGGTGTCGACCTTCACGACCGAAACGGCGATCTTCTTGCCGTTCGGGGTCTCAAAGGAGGTTTCTTCCCCCTCCTTGAGGCCCATGATCGCCGCGCCAAGGGGGCTCGCTTCGCTGTAGACGTCGAGCGAGCTGTTCGCACCGATTTCGCGGTTGCCCAGCAGGAAGACCTCTTCATCTCCTGCAATGACTGCCGTCACAACGGTTCCGGGTTCGACAACACCACGGCTTGCCGGTGCGTCGCCAACCGTGGCGCTCTTCAGCAGCGCCTCGAGCTGACGGATGCGTGCTTCCTGCTTGCCCTGCTCGTCTTTTGCGGCGTGGTAGCCGCCGTTTTCTTTAAGGTCGCCCTCTTCGCGGGCAGCCTCAATCTTCTTCGCGATCTCGACGCGTCCGACTGTCGAGATCTCTTCAAGCTCGGCCGCCAAACGGTCGTATGCTTCCTGGGTCAAAAAGGTGACCGTTTTTTCGTCAGCCATCACTGGCTCCTTCCA
This window encodes:
- the greA gene encoding transcription elongation factor GreA, whose translation is MADEKTVTFLTQEAYDRLAAELEEISTVGRVEIAKKIEAAREEGDLKENGGYHAAKDEQGKQEARIRQLEALLKSATVGDAPASRGVVEPGTVVTAVIAGDEEVFLLGNREIGANSSLDVYSEASPLGAAIMGLKEGEETSFETPNGKKIAVSVVKVDTYTGQ